DNA sequence from the candidate division KSB1 bacterium genome:
GCGGCAGAATTCAGCCGAAAACTCAAGTCAAGATTAGTGCAGACGTTGCGGCCAAAATTACCCGCCTCGAAATCAAAGAGGGAGATTGGGTTGAAAAAGGTCAATTTCTGGTTGAGCTGGACTCCGAGCGTTTCCTGGCGGCTGTTGAAAGAACAGAAGCAAACATGCGCTCGAATAAAT
Encoded proteins:
- a CDS encoding biotin/lipoyl-binding protein, with translation MSKKKKIILFSTLAVVVVAIVLILNVGSGGSDEIEVQTAKVERGTVVQTVTASGRIQPKTQVKISADVAAKITRLEIKEGDWVEKGQFLVELDSERFLAAVERTEANMRSNK